Proteins from a genomic interval of Rubinisphaera italica:
- the rsmD gene encoding 16S rRNA (guanine(966)-N(2))-methyltransferase RsmD, with the protein MRIIAGDFKGRNLKVNPGMTTRPILDRVKQMLFDRIEADLPGARVLDVFCGTGTLGLEAMSRGAKSCVFIEQDHRAATLLRENTAHLGVEDRTLCWRTNAVKCSYRPKGVPDLVPFDVIFFDPPYPLAEKQFKPGKPLYKALEKLGSDEATAKEISLLIIRVPRRCEVEVPEPWIKTEFEIAVASMRILFYEKTDSIEE; encoded by the coding sequence ATGCGAATAATTGCCGGAGATTTCAAAGGTCGAAACCTGAAGGTCAACCCAGGAATGACGACGCGGCCGATTCTCGATCGCGTCAAGCAGATGCTCTTTGACCGGATTGAAGCCGATTTGCCGGGAGCCCGCGTGCTCGACGTCTTCTGCGGCACGGGCACACTCGGCCTGGAAGCGATGAGCCGAGGTGCGAAAAGCTGTGTGTTTATCGAGCAGGATCATCGGGCCGCAACTCTATTGCGGGAGAATACCGCTCATCTGGGAGTCGAAGACCGAACCCTCTGCTGGCGAACGAATGCCGTCAAATGCTCCTACCGTCCCAAAGGGGTGCCGGACCTTGTTCCGTTCGATGTCATCTTTTTCGATCCTCCCTATCCACTGGCAGAAAAACAATTCAAACCGGGCAAACCTCTTTACAAAGCCCTCGAAAAACTCGGCTCAGATGAAGCGACCGCCAAAGAAATCTCTCTGCTCATCATCCGCGTCCCCCGCCGCTGCGAAGTCGAAGTCCCCGAACCGTGGATCAAAACCGAATTCGAAATCGCAGTCGCGAGTATGCGAATTCTGTTCTACGAGAAGACGGATTCCATCGAAGAATAA
- a CDS encoding metal ABC transporter solute-binding protein, Zn/Mn family, which yields MASSHWFESFRISVLMIFAVFGPLFAFGCNGTSNTETGSTEPRPLKIVLCTTGMVGDLVSAILGPEVEVNVLMKAGVDPHLFTPSPRDISLMSQADAIIYNGLHLEAGLSQTLEHMEQNKKQFVYALATGLTTEDGLIEVAAGKYDPHFWNDLELWQVAARKFADSLGERYPDQAEAYNARAAQYCDQIQLLLDTSREQIEVIPENGRILISAHDAFEYFGRSLGLEVAAVQGISTNAEASVKKVEVLVSRVVDNRIPAIFAESSVSDKSIQAIIAGCKQRGFDVQLGGTLFSDALGPAGSGAETFPTMFAANVKTIVDALNTTP from the coding sequence TTGGCTTCTTCTCATTGGTTTGAATCATTCCGAATTTCTGTCCTGATGATATTTGCGGTCTTTGGGCCTTTGTTTGCTTTCGGCTGTAACGGCACATCTAACACAGAAACGGGCTCAACCGAACCTCGTCCTCTCAAAATCGTTCTCTGTACCACTGGCATGGTTGGTGATCTTGTCAGTGCGATTCTGGGACCAGAGGTTGAGGTTAATGTGCTGATGAAGGCCGGCGTCGATCCGCATCTGTTTACGCCTTCGCCGCGAGATATCAGCCTGATGAGTCAGGCGGATGCGATTATTTATAATGGATTGCATTTGGAAGCGGGCTTGTCGCAGACGCTGGAGCATATGGAGCAGAACAAGAAGCAATTCGTGTATGCACTCGCGACTGGTTTAACCACGGAAGATGGTTTGATTGAAGTCGCGGCTGGAAAATACGATCCGCATTTCTGGAATGATCTCGAATTGTGGCAGGTCGCCGCCAGGAAGTTTGCGGATTCTCTTGGGGAACGATATCCCGATCAGGCAGAAGCTTATAACGCCCGAGCGGCCCAATACTGCGATCAAATACAGTTATTGCTCGACACTTCCCGAGAACAAATCGAGGTGATTCCGGAGAATGGTCGTATTCTGATTTCTGCTCACGATGCCTTTGAATATTTTGGGCGGTCGCTCGGCCTGGAAGTGGCAGCGGTGCAGGGGATTAGTACGAATGCGGAGGCGAGTGTGAAGAAGGTGGAGGTACTTGTCAGTCGTGTTGTGGATAACAGGATTCCTGCGATTTTTGCCGAATCGAGTGTGAGTGACAAATCGATTCAGGCAATTATTGCAGGTTGCAAACAGCGTGGGTTCGATGTCCAGCTTGGCGGGACACTCTTTTCCGATGCCCTGGGGCCTGCTGGAAGTGGAGCGGAGACTTTTCCGACAATGTTTGCAGCCAATGTCAAAACAATTGTCGATGCCCTTAATACGACTCCCTAA
- a CDS encoding shikimate kinase, giving the protein MSNALKNLILIGMPGAGKSTIGVILAKQTARDFVDTDLLIQLKEGCCLQETVNEKGYLELRRIEGDVLQNLDVENHVVATGGSAVYSEAAMKHLKELGTIVYLKVSLQELESRVTNEAQRGLARPAEQTFAQMYDERCELYERYAQVTIKCDGKCPEQIASEVDSIIAD; this is encoded by the coding sequence ATGTCGAATGCTCTTAAAAATCTGATTCTCATTGGCATGCCCGGAGCCGGGAAAAGTACGATTGGAGTCATCCTTGCCAAGCAGACCGCTCGGGATTTTGTCGACACCGATCTTCTGATTCAGCTCAAGGAAGGTTGCTGTCTGCAGGAGACGGTTAACGAAAAGGGCTATCTGGAACTGCGGCGGATTGAAGGGGACGTACTGCAAAATCTGGATGTGGAAAATCATGTGGTGGCGACAGGAGGAAGTGCGGTTTATTCGGAAGCTGCGATGAAACATTTGAAGGAATTGGGGACAATTGTTTATCTGAAAGTGAGTTTGCAAGAGCTGGAGAGTCGGGTGACAAACGAGGCTCAACGAGGACTTGCCCGGCCTGCCGAGCAGACATTTGCTCAGATGTATGACGAACGCTGCGAACTGTATGAACGGTACGCGCAAGTGACGATTAAATGTGATGGGAAGTGTCCTGAACAAATTGCCTCTGAAGTGGATAGCATAATTGCAGATTGA